DNA sequence from the Selenomonas timonae genome:
ACGTGTCTTGCGGGGACGTATGAGGCGGATGTCTTTTTGCCGCCGCTGACGGACTTTGTGCGTACAGGATGTCGGCGCAGAGAAGACTGTATTTTTGAAATTTACGAGAGAGTTTAGCATGGCAAAGGAAATCTTTCACAACGACTGGCAGGAACTTCTCGCCGATGAGATGGCACAGCCGTACTATCGCGAACTGCGGCAGTTTCTCATCGAGGAGTACCGGACGAAGCGCATCTATCCCGATATGTTTGCGATCTTCAATGCGCTGCACTACACGAGCTTTGCGGATACGAAGGTCGTTATTCTCGGACAGGATCCGTATCATGGGGACGGACAGGCGCATGGACTGTCGTTCTCCGTGCAGGTTGGCATCGATCCGCCGCCGTCGCTGCTCAACATCTACAAGGAACTGCAGGATGATCTCAGCATTGCGCCACCAGCACATGGATGCCTTATCCCGTGGGCAAGGCAGGGCGTACTCCTTCTCAACACCGTACTCACCGTGCGTGCTCATACAGCGGCGTCTCATGCGGGGCATGGCTGGGAGCGGTTCACCGATCACATCATCCGCCTCCTTGGTGCGCGTGAGCGTCCGCTCGCCTTTATCCTCTGGGGCAGCCCCGCCCGGAGGAAGCGCAGCCTCATCACGAATCCACGCCACCTCATCATCGAATCGCCGCATCCAAGCCCTCTTTCGGCGCATCGCGGCTTTTTCGGCAGCCGCCCCTTCTCGCGCGTCAACGATTTTCTCGTGCAGGCGGGCGAGACTCCGATCACATGGCAGCTGCCGCCGGCGGAGGAGATTGAGGCGTAATATTGATACATACATAGGAGAAATATCATGAAAATCCCATCGTTACGAAACATCTGTGCGCTTGGTCTCGTCGCCTGTCTCGGCGGCTGCGGTTCGCCTGCAGTATCCTCGGCGGAGATGCCGCACGAGATCGTGCAGGAGCATATACCGACGGACGGTCAGAAGGAAATCTATCTCGCGGGTGGCTGCTTCTGGGGAACGGAGCTGTATACGAGCCTCGTGTACGGCGTCGTCTCGGCAGAGAGCGGCTATGCGAACGGTGCGACCTCGCATCCGTCCTACCGCGAAGTGTGCAGCGGCAGCGGTCATGCGGAGACGGTGCATATCGTCTACGATCCCGCAAAGGTCAGCCTCGATCAACTGCTCCTTGCTTTCTATGACTCCATCGATCCGACGGCGAAGGATCGGCAGGGCAACGACATCGGACGTCAGTATCGCTCGGGCATCTACTACGTACCGAATGCAGACGGCAGTGAGAGTGCCGATGCCGCCGTGATCCGCAGCTCGCTTGACGCCCTGCAGCAGCGCATTGGAAAGCCGATTGCGATTGAGATGGGGCCGATTGTGAACTTCTACCGCGCCGAGGACGATCATCAGGAATACCTCGTGAAGAATCCGAACGGATACTGCCATATCTCGCCCGCACTCATCGCGCAGATGCGTGAAAAGCGTGCGGCGGCGGAGCGGGCAGCAGCGGCGAAACCCACACGCACATTTGAAAAACCATCGGACGAGGAGCTGAAGGCACGTCTGACGGGAATGCA
Encoded proteins:
- a CDS encoding uracil-DNA glycosylase encodes the protein MAKEIFHNDWQELLADEMAQPYYRELRQFLIEEYRTKRIYPDMFAIFNALHYTSFADTKVVILGQDPYHGDGQAHGLSFSVQVGIDPPPSLLNIYKELQDDLSIAPPAHGCLIPWARQGVLLLNTVLTVRAHTAASHAGHGWERFTDHIIRLLGARERPLAFILWGSPARRKRSLITNPRHLIIESPHPSPLSAHRGFFGSRPFSRVNDFLVQAGETPITWQLPPAEEIEA
- the msrB gene encoding peptide-methionine (R)-S-oxide reductase MsrB — encoded protein: MKIPSLRNICALGLVACLGGCGSPAVSSAEMPHEIVQEHIPTDGQKEIYLAGGCFWGTELYTSLVYGVVSAESGYANGATSHPSYREVCSGSGHAETVHIVYDPAKVSLDQLLLAFYDSIDPTAKDRQGNDIGRQYRSGIYYVPNADGSESADAAVIRSSLDALQQRIGKPIAIEMGPIVNFYRAEDDHQEYLVKNPNGYCHISPALIAQMREKRAAAERAAAAKPTRTFEKPSDEELKARLTGMQYAVTQQKATEPAFRNEYDHEFREGIYCDITTGEPLFISADKYDSGCGWPAFSRPIDSALIAEHEDRSYGMVRTEVTAAGSGAHLGHVFDDGPAATGGLRYCINSASLRFIPKEDMEAEGYGDYLYLLEK